The proteins below are encoded in one region of Lactuca sativa cultivar Salinas chromosome 3, Lsat_Salinas_v11, whole genome shotgun sequence:
- the LOC128132938 gene encoding serine/threonine-protein kinase BLUS1-like, producing the protein MASVSARCIVLAITPANSDLANSDALTMEGIANPDGGQSEDPLLDEIQKEEILSPTPTPSHHQAGNILIDTNGVIKLGGFGWADIWLFGITALELAHGHASFSKYPPMKVLLMTIQNAPPRLDYDQDKRFSSFKELVAMCLVKGQIKRPTAEKLLKHSFFKQAKAPELPVKKLFGDLPPLWHCLKDVAQLALKKMPSVEQETISVSEYQRGVSAWNFDLEDLKFKAFLVQDDDEIQDIRNHDVNSTSFANNEASNSKATTIGKDSTSDIESSDEVVPSESLINKESNLPETDDKGKSIVCLKSHHVLKKPVMLIPTQDVMLIPTQEAARSGIKTIAVHTSASFSDSFDK; encoded by the exons ATGGCATCAGTTAG CGCACGTTGTATAGTTTTAGCCATTACACCTGCAAATTCAGATTTAGCAAACTCAGATGCACTTACAATGGAAGGGATTGCTAATCCTGATG GAGGACAGAGTGAGGACCCGTTACTCGATGAAATTCAAAAGGAAGAAATTTTATCTCCAACTCCAACTCCAAGTCATCATCAggctggaaatatactcattgaCACTAATGGAGTGATAAAGCTTGGAGGCTTTG GATG GGCTGATATTTGGTTATTTGGAATTACTGCACTTGAGTTGGCTCATGGTCATGCCTCTTTCTCAAAGTACCCTCCCATGAAG GTTTTGTTGATGACCATTCAAAATGCGCCACCTAGACTTGATTACGACCAGGATAAACGATTTTCT TCTTTTAAAGAACTGGTGGCAATGTGTTTGGTGAAAGGTCAAATAAAAAGGCCAACCGCTGAGAAGTTGTTAAAACATTCTTTTTTTAAGCAAGCTAAAGCTCCAGAACTCCCTGTCAAGAAATTATTTGGTGACTTGCCACCACTTTGGCATTGT CTAAAAGATGTTGCCCAACTAGCACTTAAAAAGATGCCTTCAGTTGAGCAAGAGACCATATCAGTG AGTGAGTATCAGCGAGGTGTTAGTGCTTGGAATTTTGACCTTGAAGATTTAAAATTCAAAGCATTCTTG GTGCAAGATGATGACGAAATTCAAGATATCAGGAACCATGATGTAAATTCAACTTCATTTGCCAATAAT GAAGCATCCAATTCGAAGGCTACTACTATTGGCAAAGATTCCACAAGCGACATTGAATCTAG TGATGAAGTTGTCCCATCTGAATCTTTAATCAATAAAGAAAGTAATCTGCCAGAAACTGATGATAAAGGAA AATCAATAGTGTGTTTGAAATCACATCATGTTCTAAAGAAACCTGTCATGCTTATACCTACACAAGATGTCATGCTTATACCTACACAAGAAGCTGCTCGAAGTGGAATAAAAACAATAGCAGTTCACACTTCTGCTTCATTTAGTGATTCTTTTGATAAATAA